GACGTTCATTCCTGCAAATGCTGCGGGGCGACAACGCACTGGGTCCGCACCGACGCCTTCAGGGACACGCACAAGGTCAACGACATGGTGGGCGTCAACATGCGCCTCTTCGACCCTGACCTTCTGGACGGCGTGCCGGTCCAGTTCCCGGACGGAAAAAACTGGACCGGTGAAGGCGCTTTCGGCTTCAGGCGCGACGGCTTCACGATAGGGCACGACGCCCGCTGGTAAGCCGGACTAACTCGCTGCCGAGAGGCGCATCAGAACCAGCCCCGACAGGATCAGGACTGCTGCGGCGATGCGCATGGGGCTGATGCTTTCGCCCAGAAAGACGATGCCAAGGACAAAGGCGCCGACCGCGCCAATACCGGTCCAGACCGTATAGGCTGTGCCCAGCGGCAGGACGCGCATCGACCATGACAGCAGCGCAAAGCTGCCAATCATCGCCGTCAGGGTAATGACGCTCGGCCAGAGCCGGGTGAAACCGGCTGACTGTTTCATGAAATAGGCCCAGACAACCTCAAGCAGTCCGGCCACGAAAAGAATGATCCACGCCATCGCATGACCTCATCAGAAAAGCGCCGGGCCGTCCCGGACTTTTCTCCCATGAGGGCGAGGACGTGGCCTGCCTTTTCTTACACTGACGCCCGTATGGTGAGCGAAGTCGAACCATAAGGGCTTAAGGACGCTTACCTCTGAAGCCTAGTTCAGACCCTCGCGCCCAATCGCATAGAAGCGCTCGCGGCGCTGGCGCTTCAATTCGGCTGGGGACAGGCCTTCAAGTTCGCTGAGCGCCTTCTCGATGGCCTTGCCCGCCTGGCTGACGGCGCGCTGCGGGTCGCGATGGGCACCGCCAATCGGCTCCTTCACGACATCGTCGATGACTTTCAGCTTCAGAAGGTCTTCGGAGGTGATCTTCATCGCTTCGGCCGCATCGCGCGCCTTGGCGGAGTCGCGGTAAAGGATCGAGGCGCAGCCTTCTGGCGAGATCACAGAATAGATGGAGTGCTCCATCATCAGGACGCGATTGGCCGCTGCGATGGCAATCGCGCCGCCGGAGCCGCCTTCACCAATGATCAGCGACACCATCGGCACGGTCAACGTCAGGCAACGCTCGGTCGAACGTGCAATCGCTTCAGCCTGTCCGCGCTCCTCGCCGGCCTTGCCCGGGAATGCGCCAGCCGTATCCACGAAGGACAGGACAGGCAGGTTGAACTTGTCGGCCAGATCCATCAGGCGTACGGCCTTACGGTAGCCTTCAGGGTGCGCCATGCCGAAATTGTGGCGCAGGCGGCTTTCGGTGTTGCGGCCTTTCTCATGGCCCATGACCACGACGCTCTGGCCCCGGAAGGTCGCAAGGCCGCCAATCACTGCTTCGTCATTGCCGAACACGCGGTCGCCGGCCAGTTCCTGGAAGTCTTCGAAAAGCTGCTCGATATAGTCGCTGAAATGCGGGCGTTCCGGATGGCGGGCAACCTGCGTCTTGCGCCACGGCGTCAGCGAGGAATACGTGTCCTTCAGCTGCTTGGCAGCCTTGTCCTTGAGCTTCTTCAGCTCGTCGGAAATCGACGGGCCTTCACCCTGCTGGGACACCGCTTCCAGCTCGGCAATCTTTGTCTCGAGCTCTGCGATCGGCTTTTCAAAATCGAGATAGGTCGTTGGCATAATGATGAACCTAGTGCTGCTTTTGGGCGATTCCTAGGCGCTCTGCCCGCCCTTGGCACGCTCAAAATACATCACATCCTCTTCGTTGAAGCGCACCGTGCCGTGCTGGACGTAGCCAATCTTCTCCGCAATCCGGATCGAAGGCGCGTTTTCAGCGTCGATGATGCAGCAACATTTTTCGTGTTCGGTCTCGTTGTCCAGCCAGTCGTGAATGGCTTTAACGGCCTCGCTCGCATAGCCCTGCCCGAACCTGTCGGGAGAGATCACCCAGCCGCATTCCGGCACGCCCCAGAAGCCCGGCTCGGTGTCGCGGTGAAAATCGGCAAAGCCAACCTCGCCGACAAACGCTCCGCCCTTGCGCTCCTCGACCAGCCAGTAGCCATAACCCAGGACCTCCCAGAGCCCGCGATTGCGCAGGACATTCCTGTTCCAGACGTCATGTGGGGAGCGGGCCGTACCGCCAATAAAACGGATCGTTTCGGGATGGCTCCAATGGGCGGCAAGCGCGTCGAAATCGGACGCTTCATGCGCGCGCAATTTCAGCCGCTCGGTCAGGATGACCGGCACGGGCCGCCCGCTCATGCGCGTTTCGCCTTCATGCTTTCCAGCATGGCCTTCATCGACGCATGTACCGTCTCGATGGCCTTAAGTGGGCGCACCATGACCTTGAAGTCAGTGATGAGGCCCGCATCATCCCATTCGATCATGTCGATCCCATTGACGTGAACGCCGTCCATCTCGGTCTCGAACTCCAGCACGGCCTTATCGCCGCAATCGAAGATGCGGACATAGCGAAAGCTGTCATTGCCGAGCGTTTCACCTGCCGCGCCAAGATACATCATTGTGATCGGCTTGCCGCGCTGGGGCGTGTGGACGATCGGGCTCTGGAACACGACATCGTCATGCAGGATCGCATCGAGCGCAGCGGCGTCATGGTCGCCGTGAAAATAGTCCATCCAGCGCTGCAGATTGTCTGAATACCCTGTCGTCGCCGCCATGCGCGTCCCCTCATCTCTTTGTGTCTATTGGACCCCGACCGGTCGCCCAATCAGGAATTCCGAATAGTCGTCGAAACAATAGCCCCGGCGCAAGACCCAGCTTGAGGGAACGCCCGGATCGACAAAGATCATCTGGATACGCCCCCAGGTCTGGCGCGGCGTATTCGTCTCAGGATCGGTAATCGCAAAGTCGCAGGCAGGCGCACCCGACCCGTCCGGCTCAACCCAGAGGCCATAGAAGACGCCGCGATTGGTCCGGTTTCCAGCCAGCTGCGGGATGAAAGCCACCCCGCGCTGCTCGCTATTGGCGATCGGGAAGGTCAGCACCGCTTCACCGCGCGCGGTCTCATGGTCATAGACCACCGTCCCGATCTCGGTCTGCCAGACCTCGCGCTGCTGCGCGTCGGCAACCCCGCTGCCCAAGAAAAGCGCCGCCAGAACGGCCACCACGGAGAATTTCATGCTCTGCTCCCGGGCAGCCAGTCGCTCGCGCTGCCTCTACTCATTCAGACAATAGGTGACCGGATAGACGACATTGACCAGCCGCACTGAGCGACCGCCCTCGCGCGGCGGGTCAAAGCGAAGGCCCGTCGCAGCCTGATACGTTGGCGCGTTAAACTGGGGCGCAGAGCACGCTGTCAGAATGTTCTGCGGCGTCCCCGCCGGGCTCACATCCATCAGGATCTCGCAGCGCCCTTCCTGGCCGGCATTACGCGCGCTGACCGGATAGACCGGCTGCGGCGGCGTGATCGGCTGGACACCCGTGCCCACGACAGCATCCGGCTCAGACACGCCGCCAAGAAGCTCATCGCCGCCACCGCCCGAACTCATGGTTGGCACCTGCGAAAGCCGCGCCTGCCAGCCATCGGGATATCGCAACTCCACAACTGGCGCCCCCGCATGACCGCAAGCCGCGATCTGCCCGGGTTGGACGCCCATAGCCTCCCCGACAGGCGCATTCACGCCGCGCTGGTCGATTGGCGCAGGCGGATAGGGGTCAACCGCGCAGGCAGACAACCCCGCAAGCATGAGGGCACCCGGCAGGGCATGTGAAAGTCTCATCGATTTGGTCTTTCAGAGTTGGAGGCCAGAGTTGCAGAGAAGAAAAGCGCGCCCGGGCCAGCCCTTTTGGCCACCCCGGACAGGTACAACGCGCCTAGCCGTCTGCCGGCCCCTCCAGGCAGTAATTCATCGGCAGCAGGATATCCGCCGTCTCCGCACTCGCCTCACCATCTGCAGGCTCGAACTCAAGCGCCTCGAGCACTTCGGTCGCCGAAGCTGCAAATTGCGGCAGCGTGCAGCTTGCGAGCACGTCTTCGGTCTCGCCGGCGGCGTTCACGCTGAAAATCGTCTGGCAGCTGCCCTCAACCCCAAGCGCATTGAACAGTGGCGGGTATTCCGGCGCGAGCGGACCGGTCGGCACCGGCATGACGACATCGCCGCCAACCGGATTGGCGCTCGCCGCGCGCTCTTCCCAGCCTTCAGGCATCAGCATCTGGACACTGGAGGTGCCGCCGCAGACCTCGATGTCACGATGCGGGGCGAGGACTTCCAGCTGCTCACTCGTCAACGGTTCAAGCAGGCGCTCATTCAGCGCGTCGACCGTTTCCGGGTTGAAACCATGATAGTCCATCTGCGCAGCGGCAGTGCCTGAAAGCGCGGCTGAAGCGGCTGTAAATGCGAGGATTTTTGTAAGTTTGGTCAAAGGGTGGTCTCCTTGATTGCTCTTGGATACACCCCCCAACCTAGTCCGCCGCGTAGGCTTTGGCCAATTCCGGGTCCTTTTCCGACACCAGATCAGCCAGATCAGAGATGACCTTGGCCTGTTTCCAGGTCGCGTCATCCTGCATCTTGCCGTCCAGCATCGCGACGCCTGTGCCGTCCGGCATCGCCTCGAGAATCCGGCGCGCAAACTTCACTTCATCGGGTGCCGGGCTGAAGACGCGCTTGGCGATTTCGATCTGGCTCGGATGCAGGCTCCACGTGCCCGAACAGCCGAGCAGGAAGGCATTGCGGAATTGCTGCTCACACGCCTCGCTATCGGCGATGTCACCGAATGGACCGTAGAACGCATTGATCCCGGCCATGCGGCAGGCATCGACCATGCGCGCAATCGTATAGTGCCACGGGTCCTGCTGCGCGCTTTCACGCTTGGAGCCGTCCTCATTCGGATCATCCACGACGCGGTAATAAGGGTGACCACCGCCGACGCGGGTCGTCTTCATCTTGCGGTCTGCGGCAAGGTCCGCTGGCCCAAGCGAAATGCCCTGCATGCGCGGAGACGCAAGCGCGATCTCCTCGACCAGCGCCATGCCCTGCGCGGTCTCGAGGATCGCATGGAACAGGATAGGCCGCTTCAGCCCTGCCTTGGCTTCCAGCTGCGCCACATACTGGTCGGCGAAATGGATATCCCATGGCCCTTCGACCTTGGGCAGCATGATGACATCGAGCTGCTCACCGGCCTCAAGCACGAGGCGCGAAACGTCTTCCTGAAACCATGGCGAGTTCAGCGGATTGACCCGGCTCCAGAAGCCTGTGCCCTTACCCTGCCAGTCGACCATCTTGCCCATCTCGATGGCGCCGTCGCGGGCGGCATCCTTGGCATCGGCCGGAATGGCGTCCTCAAGATTGGCCAGAACCACATCAGCCTGATCGGCCATTTGCGGCACCTTGGCGCGCACCTTTTCAAGGTGCGGCGGGACGAAATGGATCATCCGCTCCAGACGGACCGGAAGCTCCCGCATCGGGTCCGGCGCGCCGATCGCGAGCGGCTTGAAAAAGTTTCGCGGTGTTTTCTGGCTCATCCTCATCCTCCTGTTGCGGCGCAACATATCCCTCGCTGCCGGTGCGTCAATTCAGTCCGGCAAAATGCTTTGGTTCTGCAGCGCTTTTCAGTCTGGTTTGGCCATACGAACGAAGGCATAGGCGTTGCGCCTGAACGACGCTTCACCGCTATCCAGCGCGACCATCTTCTTCATCTCGAAGACTTTCGGCGAGAGCGTATACGTGACCTCGCACTGGGCCGGGCGCCCGTCATCCTCGCAGTCTGACGCGGTCACAATCGTGACCTCATCACCGGTCTTCGTCCGCGACATCACCGTTTCGCTGTTCAGTGTGCGTCCTTCATCGGATGCGATCAGCATGGACCTGTCATAGGCCGAAGGCTCATCTGGATATTTCAGCTCCAGCCGAATTCCCTCGTCCAGCTGGTCAGCCTCCAGCGTTGCCGGAATACTCACATCCTCGTGCGGCGAGCTGTAATCACGATAGGTGAGACTGCCCGTC
This genomic interval from Thalassovita mediterranea contains the following:
- a CDS encoding GNAT family N-acetyltransferase — translated: MSGRPVPVILTERLKLRAHEASDFDALAAHWSHPETIRFIGGTARSPHDVWNRNVLRNRGLWEVLGYGYWLVEERKGGAFVGEVGFADFHRDTEPGFWGVPECGWVISPDRFGQGYASEAVKAIHDWLDNETEHEKCCCIIDAENAPSIRIAEKIGYVQHGTVRFNEEDVMYFERAKGGQSA
- a CDS encoding CoA ester lyase, with the protein product MSQKTPRNFFKPLAIGAPDPMRELPVRLERMIHFVPPHLEKVRAKVPQMADQADVVLANLEDAIPADAKDAARDGAIEMGKMVDWQGKGTGFWSRVNPLNSPWFQEDVSRLVLEAGEQLDVIMLPKVEGPWDIHFADQYVAQLEAKAGLKRPILFHAILETAQGMALVEEIALASPRMQGISLGPADLAADRKMKTTRVGGGHPYYRVVDDPNEDGSKRESAQQDPWHYTIARMVDACRMAGINAFYGPFGDIADSEACEQQFRNAFLLGCSGTWSLHPSQIEIAKRVFSPAPDEVKFARRILEAMPDGTGVAMLDGKMQDDATWKQAKVISDLADLVSEKDPELAKAYAAD
- the sugE gene encoding quaternary ammonium compound efflux SMR transporter SugE; translation: MAWIILFVAGLLEVVWAYFMKQSAGFTRLWPSVITLTAMIGSFALLSWSMRVLPLGTAYTVWTGIGAVGAFVLGIVFLGESISPMRIAAAVLILSGLVLMRLSAAS
- a CDS encoding acetyl-CoA carboxylase carboxyltransferase subunit alpha; translated protein: MPTTYLDFEKPIAELETKIAELEAVSQQGEGPSISDELKKLKDKAAKQLKDTYSSLTPWRKTQVARHPERPHFSDYIEQLFEDFQELAGDRVFGNDEAVIGGLATFRGQSVVVMGHEKGRNTESRLRHNFGMAHPEGYRKAVRLMDLADKFNLPVLSFVDTAGAFPGKAGEERGQAEAIARSTERCLTLTVPMVSLIIGEGGSGGAIAIAAANRVLMMEHSIYSVISPEGCASILYRDSAKARDAAEAMKITSEDLLKLKVIDDVVKEPIGGAHRDPQRAVSQAGKAIEKALSELEGLSPAELKRQRRERFYAIGREGLN
- a CDS encoding energy transducer TonB, giving the protein MRLSHALPGALMLAGLSACAVDPYPPAPIDQRGVNAPVGEAMGVQPGQIAACGHAGAPVVELRYPDGWQARLSQVPTMSSGGGGDELLGGVSEPDAVVGTGVQPITPPQPVYPVSARNAGQEGRCEILMDVSPAGTPQNILTACSAPQFNAPTYQAATGLRFDPPREGGRSVRLVNVVYPVTYCLNE
- a CDS encoding energy transducer TonB; this encodes MTKLTKILAFTAASAALSGTAAAQMDYHGFNPETVDALNERLLEPLTSEQLEVLAPHRDIEVCGGTSSVQMLMPEGWEERAASANPVGGDVVMPVPTGPLAPEYPPLFNALGVEGSCQTIFSVNAAGETEDVLASCTLPQFAASATEVLEALEFEPADGEASAETADILLPMNYCLEGPADG
- a CDS encoding nuclear transport factor 2 family protein, which codes for MAATTGYSDNLQRWMDYFHGDHDAAALDAILHDDVVFQSPIVHTPQRGKPITMMYLGAAGETLGNDSFRYVRIFDCGDKAVLEFETEMDGVHVNGIDMIEWDDAGLITDFKVMVRPLKAIETVHASMKAMLESMKAKRA